Sequence from the Luteibacter aegosomaticola genome:
GAGGCGCAAGAATCCATTGTGCAATGCACAAAATGCATGGCGTAAGCCGAAACATGCATAACGTGCATACCTGAAAGGCGGCGTATCGCGTTGTTCCCACGGGGCGGGGCCGCCAGCATCGCCCCCGCTTTCGCCGATTCAACGGCATGGGGACCTGATTCGATGACGCTACGCCGCACCACGCTCGCCCTTCTTGCCGCGCTCGCCGCTTCCGGCGCCGTCGCGCAGACCACGCCCGATAACGATACCCAGGCGCCGCGCCAGGCCACGCCGGCCACGCCGGACGCGCCGAAGGGTAAGCAAGGCCCCGTCGACAAGCTTCGCGACGAAGGTATTTCGCTTCGCTTTGTCTGGGCGAACGATTGGGCAGCCAGCGTGCGCGGTGGCGAGCGACTCGGTGCGACCAATGGCGGTGGCGCCGTCGGCGGTGCCGATTTCGATATGGCCAAGCTTGCCGGTATCGAAGGCGGCAAGATCCACCTCACCTTTTCGCGCTATTACGGCCACAGCGTCGCCGCCGACGATATCGGCGTGCTGCAGAAGATCCAGGGCTACTGGTATCCCAAACGCCAGTGGGAACTGGCCCAGCTGACCTGGGAACAGGACTTCAAGGCGAGCCACATCAATGTGCTGGCCGGTCGGATCAATGCCACCTGGCAGTTCGGCCGCTCGACGTACGGTTGCCGCTTCGTGAGCGCACCGGATTGCCCGTACCAGCTCACCAACACCTCGGGCGGTTTCACCGGCTTCCCGTACGTGAACTGGGGCGCGCGCGTGAAATACCAGCCGGATGCGCGCTATGTGTCGATCGGCGCGTTCGAGATCAACCCGGAGCGCCGTAACAACAACGGCCTGAACTTCGGCCTCAACGATTCCACCGGCGTGCTGATCCCCGTCGAAGTGGGTTACGAAACCAGCTTCAAGACCGACCCGTATCCGAAGCACCTGAAGATTGGTGGCTGGTACAACTCCGCACCGTTCACCGATCCGGAACTCAACACGAAGGGCCTGCACCGCGGCCTCGTGGGCGGTACCGCGCGAAGCTACGACGGCGGCCGTTACGGCGTGTATGTGCTCGCCGACAAGGTGGTGTACAAGCCCGACCCAAACAGCGATACGCGTAACCTCGCCGTTTTCGCTTCCGCCACCGGCCCGCTGGATAACGCGGAAAACTACACGCTGCAGTCGACGGGTGGTTTCCTCTGGACCGGCCTGTCGAGCGCCCGCCCGACCGACTCTATTGGCCTCCAGGCCACCTGGTTCCGTTTCAGCCGCAAGGCGGTGGGTTTCGAGG
This genomic interval carries:
- a CDS encoding carbohydrate porin, with amino-acid sequence MTLRRTTLALLAALAASGAVAQTTPDNDTQAPRQATPATPDAPKGKQGPVDKLRDEGISLRFVWANDWAASVRGGERLGATNGGGAVGGADFDMAKLAGIEGGKIHLTFSRYYGHSVAADDIGVLQKIQGYWYPKRQWELAQLTWEQDFKASHINVLAGRINATWQFGRSTYGCRFVSAPDCPYQLTNTSGGFTGFPYVNWGARVKYQPDARYVSIGAFEINPERRNNNGLNFGLNDSTGVLIPVEVGYETSFKTDPYPKHLKIGGWYNSAPFTDPELNTKGLHRGLVGGTARSYDGGRYGVYVLADKVVYKPDPNSDTRNLAVFASATGPLDNAENYTLQSTGGFLWTGLSSARPTDSIGLQATWFRFSRKAVGFEDDLITRNKGDGHFKRDELMTELNYTYKLTPALRITPNLQYIVHPDVLGNTVGVKRVPANALVIGLRVMLWLGGPGSQ